From Nilaparvata lugens isolate BPH chromosome 7, ASM1435652v1, whole genome shotgun sequence, one genomic window encodes:
- the LOC111051204 gene encoding gelsolin produces MMRSLPTGACALLVVVVVALSAGIEAAVTKSSSAAAVPSVKVMHPAFKNAGTKEGLEIWRIENFEPVKWPQKDFGKFFRGDSYIVLKTVANDKKKGTFSWDIHYWLGDRSSQDEQGSAAILAVELDDGLGGGPVQHREIENHESQQFLSYFPSGVRYEAGGVASGFNHVDTNAAGEKKLFQVKGKRNVRVRQVHLDVKSMNKGDCFILDSGHEIYVYVGPNSAGSEKVKAINAANMIRDQDHNGRAHVTVLDGSSTADELAKFFEVLGSGSANAVPEQSAGGDDQEFEKKQDATVALYKVTDEGGSLKSEKIAEKPLKQDMLKTDDCFILDTVTSGIYVWIGKKGTTQEKVEALKKAQLFLADNKYPSWTKVTRVVEGAEPSAFRQYFSTWQERSPSPTRRGSPGKN; encoded by the exons ATGATGCGTTCGTTGCCAACCGGCGCATGCGCACTGCTGGTTGTGGTGGTTGTTGCGCTATCAGCTGGAATCGAGGCGGCAGTCACGAAATCCTCGTCGGCTGCTGCGGTACCGTCTGTCAAAGTCATGCATCCCGCCTTCAAAAATGCCGGCACCAAGGAGGGTCTCGAGATCTGGAGAATCGAG AACTTTGAACCTGTGAAATGGCCCCAGAAGGATTTCGGAAAATTCTTCAGAGGTGACTCCTATATTGTTCTCAAG ACTGTTGCAAATGACAAGAAGAAAGGAACATTCTCATGGGACATTCATTACTGGCTTGGAGACCGTTCATCACAG gATGAACAAGGATCTGCAGCAATTCTAGCCGTTGAACTTGATGATGGTCTCGGTGGAGGTCCAGTCCAACAcagagaaattgaaaatcatGAATCACAACAGTTCCTCTCCTACTTCCCCTCAG GAGTGAGGTATGAAGCTGGCGGTGTTGCTAGTGGCTTCAACCATGTCGACACTAATGCTGCTGGAGAGAAGAAATTGTTCCAAGTCAAGGGAAAACGAAACGTCAGAGTCAGACAG GTGCATCTTGATGTGAAATCCATGAACAAGGGTGATTGCTTCATTCTGGACAGTGGCCATGAGATTTATGTTTATGTTGGACCGAATTCTGCTGGATCAGAAAAGGTGAAAGCCATCAACGCTGCAAACATGATTAGAGACCAGGATCATAATGGCCGAGCTCATGTCACTGTTCTAG ATGGTTCAAGTACTGCTGATGAATTGGCCAAATTCTTCGAAGTTTTGGGATCTGGATCAGCCAACGCCGTGCCTGAACAATCTGCTGGTGGAGACGATCAAGAATTCGAGAAGAAACAAGAT GCCACAGTTGCTCTCTACAAGGTTACCGATGAAGGTGGCTCTCTGAAATCGGAGAAAATTGCTGAAAAGCCTCTCAAACAAGATATGCTGAAAACTGAT GACTGCTTCATTTTGGATACAGTAACATCTGGTATTTACGTTTGGATTGGAAAGAAAGGAACAACTCAGGAGAAGGTTGAAGCCCTAAAGAAAGCTCAACTATTTTTAGCTGACAACAAATACCCTTCATGGACCAAG GTAACGAGGGTAGTAGAAGGAGCCGAACCCTCTGCTTTCAGACAGTACTTCAGTACTTGGCAGGAGCGCTCCCCAAGCCCCACCAGGAGGGGAAGCCCTGGTAAAAACTGA
- the LOC111051213 gene encoding gelsolin, cytoplasmic → MEHTHGFKTEESDNAKASNRTVRSPEPRCGSVEDFMPDEGVGEVDVYRVLDTDDLDLLDADSNYFFSSDDCYIVKYRYPLAQRQNYVLYLWQGRDSVLPLRTRTSLLARKLNRELSGYATQVRVLQGHEPSHLRRILRGNMIVYLGNRASLLSGPDYPCRLRGTRLFQIRGSCFSDGEAIEVPAVASSLNSEDAFILDANPNTYIWRGQGCTTLERQIADTVSKVISPRGHIFILEEGQEYPDFWTILGGKLTYPHSYVTQQVVSRLTPKIYHCVVVQQSLRLDEYDHFDQHFLLDDDVSIIDTGDDIYVWVGLHASELEEELAVEKAQALIDLRLGQLTDSVVIVVRRGYEPSPLISLFPSWNIEYWSSESSFESSSSFIDHGSSSGEFISSGSLDLIDSPEIDDISHLEAESKHPHHNVSAPGAKIKDDKKTKDKDLLKNLNYDKENIEVFDMESIQKNGDKSNHTYDFGAELEKKNGNNDDNTDFKFENDKFNYDSSPKIHSNNSFANRRIDNFYGATGEEDYKDVSYKDNSAEEIN, encoded by the exons ATGGAACACACACACGGATTCAAAACTGAAG AATCAGACAATGCGAAGGCGAGCAACCGCACAGTTCGCTCGCCGGAGCCTCGCTGTGGTAGTGTGGAGGACTTCATGCCGGATGAGGGCGTTGGTGAGGTCGATGTCTACAGAGTCCTCGACACGGATGATCTCGACCTCCTCGACGCTGACTCCAACTACTTCTTCTCAAGCGATGACTGCTACATTGTCAAGTACAGATATCCGCTCGCacagagacagaattatgttctcTACCTCTGGCAG GGCAGGGACAGTGTACTCCCACTGAGGACTAGAACTTCTTTGCTTGCTAGAAAACTGAACAGAGAGTTGTCTGGCTATGCTACCCAAGTGAGAGTCTTACAAGGACATGAGCCTTCACATCTCCGTCGGATTCTCAGAG GTAACATGATTGTCTATCTGGGTAATAGAGCTAGCCTTCTCAGTGGACCAGATTATCCCTGCAGACTCAGAGGAACAAGGCTATTTCAG ATAAGAGGATCATGTTTTAGCGACGGTGAAGCAATTGAGGTTCCAGCTGTTGCTTCATCACTCAACTCTGAAGACGCTTTCATTCTGGACGCAAATCCCAACACTTATATTTGGCGTGGTCAA GGCTGTACAACGTTGGAAAGACAAATCGCAGATACTGTTTCGAAAGTAATTTCACCTCGTGGCCACATATTCATCTTGGAAGAAGGACAAGAGTACCCAGATTTCTGGACAATTCTCGGCGGAAAGTTGACGTATCCTCACTCTTACGTCACTCAACAGGTTGTCAGTAGGTTGACACCCAAGATATACCACTGCGTTGTGGTTCAACAAAGCCTTCGCTTAGATGAGTATGATCACTTCGATCAACAT tttctTCTGGATGATGATGTCAGTATTATTGACACTGGAGATGACATCTATGTCTGGGTTGGACTACATGCATCCGAACTTGAAGAAGAACTAGCTGTTGAGAAAGCCCAA GCACTTATCGACTTGAGACTTGGCCAACTGACTGACAGTGTGGTGATTGTAGTGAGGAGAGGCTACGAGCCATCTCCACTCATAAGTTTGTTCCCTTCTTGGAACATTGAATACTGGTCG AGTGAATCGTCATTTGAAAGTAGCAGCAGCTTCATTGATCACGGTTCGTCCTCAGGAGAGTTCATTTCGTCAGGAAGCCTGGACTTGATTGACTCCCCAGAAATCGACGACATCAGTCATCTGGAAGCTGAGTCCAAGCACCCTCATCATAACGTCAGTGCTCCTGGTGCAAAAATCAAAGACGACAAAAAGACCAAAGACAAGGATCTTCTGAAGAATCTCAACTATGACAAAGAGAACATAGAGGTGTTCGACATGGAAAGCATTCAGAAGAATGGAGACAAAAGTAATCATACTTACGATTTCGGAGCAGAGCTGGAGAAAAAGAATGGAAATAATGATGACAATACAGACTTCAAATTTGAAAACGATAAGTTCAATTATGATAGCAGCCCCAAGATTCATTCGAATAATAGCTTTGCAAACCGGAGAATTGACAACTTTTATGGCGCAACTGGAGAGGAAGACTACAAAGATGTTAGTTACAAGGACAATTCGGCCGAAGAAATAAATTAG